In Pongo abelii isolate AG06213 chromosome 15, NHGRI_mPonAbe1-v2.0_pri, whole genome shotgun sequence, a single window of DNA contains:
- the BBOF1 gene encoding basal body-orientation factor 1 isoform X7 produces the protein MIHTELKAVRQFQKRKIQVERELDDLKENLRNTERIHQETLRRLESRFFEEKHRLEQEAEKKIIMLAERAHHEAIVQLNDAGRNVFKENVYLQKALAYHLKETDALQKNSQKLQESHTLLLHQKEINDLLVKEKIMQLVQQRSQIQTLQKKVVNLETALSYMTKEFESEVLKLQQHAMIENQAGQVEIDKLQHLLQMKDREMNRVKKLAKNILDERTEVERFFLDALHQVKQQILISRKQYKQIAQAAFNLKMRAACAGRTEYPKIRTFDGREHSTNSVNQDLLEAEKWTHIEGNVDIGDLTWEQKEKVLRLLFAKMNGCPSRKYNQSSRPPVPDYVVSDSGETKEFGDESKLQDKIFITQQIPISDSSGKVVLPTIPKGPQESDTVRSLYLIKQYILLSPFPMLLLAKSQLFSLPVKRLQGSVE, from the exons ctgaAAGAGAATTTAAGAAACACAGAGCGGATACATCAGGAGACTCTTAGAAGACTGGAAAGCAGATTTTTTGAAGAAAAG CACCGACTAGAACAAGAGGCTGAAAAGAAGATAATAATGCTGGCAGAGAGAGCCCACCATGAGGCTATTGT GCAATTGAATGATGCtggaagaaatgtttttaaagagaatGTTTATCTCCAGAAAGCTCTGGCATATCACCTGAAGGAAACTGACGCTCTACAAAAAAACTCCCAGAAGTTGCAAGAGAGTCATACTTTACTTTTACATCAAAAG GAGATAAATGATCTGTTGGTTAAGGAAAAGATTATGCAACTTGTCCAGCAGAGATCACAAATCCAAACCCTTCAGAAGAAGGTAGTAAACTTGGAGACTGCTCTGAGTTACATGACCAAAGAGTTTGAGAGTGAAGTTTTAAAACTGCAGCAACACGCAATGATAGAGAACCAAGCGGGTCaggtagaaattgacaagctgcaGCATCTTCTTCAGATGAAGGACAGGGAAATGAATCGTGTGAAGAAGCTTGCCAAGAACATACTGGATGAGAGGACAGAAGTGGAAAGATTCTTTTTAGATGCTCTACACCAAGTGAAGCAACAGATCCTAATTAGCAGGAAGCAATATAAGCAAATAGCACAAGCtgctttcaatttaaaaatgagggcAGCATGTGCAGGAAGAACAGAATATCCCAAAATCAGAACATTTGATGGCAGAGAGCATAGCACCAATAGTGTGAATCAGGATCTTCTGGAGGCCGAAAAATG GACACATATTGAAGGAAATGTGGATATTGGAGATTTGACCTGGGAGCAGAAGGAAAAAGTATTGCGATTGCTCTTTGCAAAAATGAATGGCTGTCCTTCTAG GAAATACAACCAGAGTTCTAGGCCTCCAGTTCCAGACTATGTTGTTTCTGACAGTGGGGAAACAAAGGAATTTGG GGATGAAAGTAAGCTTCAAGATAAAATCTTCATCACCCAGCAAATTCCAATATCAGACTCTTCTGGTAAAGTGGTGCTACCCACTATTCCAAAAGGACCTCAAGAGTCTGACACAGTAAGGAGTCTGTATCTAATCAAACAATACATATTGTTGTCACCCTTCCCCATGTTGCTTCTTGCTAAATCACAGTTATTTTCTCTACCAGTTAAGAGACTTCAGGGATCAGTGGAATGA
- the ALDH6A1 gene encoding methylmalonate-semialdehyde/malonate-semialdehyde dehydrogenase [acylating], mitochondrial (The RefSeq protein has 3 substitutions compared to this genomic sequence), producing MAAVVAAAAARARILQVSSKVKSNSTWYSASSFSSSVPTVKLFIDGKFVESKSDKWIDIHNPATNEVISRVPQATKAEMDAAIASCKRAFPAWADTSVLSRQQVLLRYQQLIKENLKEIAKLITLEQGKTLADAEGDVFRGLQVVEHACSVTSLMMGETMPSITKDMDLYSYRLPLGVCAGIAPFNFPAMIPLWMFPMAMVCGNTFLMKPSERVPGATMLLAKLLQDSGAPDGTLNIIHGQHEAVNFICDHPDIKAISFVGSNKAGEYIFERGSRHGKRVQANMGAKNHGVVMPDANKENTLNQLVGAAFGAAGQRCMALSTAVLVGEARKWLPELVERAKNRRVNAGDQPGADLGPLITPQAKERVCNLIDSGTKEGASTLLDGRKIKVKGYENGNFVGPTIISNVKPNMTCYKEEIFGPVLVVLETETLDEAIQIVNNNPYGNGTAIFTTNGATARKYAHLVDVGQVGVNVPIPVPLPMFSFTGSRSSFRGDTNFYGKQGIQFYTQLKTITSQWKEEDATLSSPAVVMPTMGR from the exons GTTTCTTCCAAGGTGAAATCCAATTCCACCTGGTATTCAgcatcttccttctcttcttcagtG ccAACTGTAAAGCTCTTCATTGATGGGAAATTTGTTGAATCCAAAAGTGACAAATGGATTGATATCCACAACCCA GCCACCAATGAGGTCATTGGTCGGGTCCCTCAGGCCACCAAGGCAGAAATGGATGCAGCCATTGCTTCCTGCAAACGTGCTTTTCCTGCATGGGCAGACACTTCAGTATTAAGCCGCCAGCAGGTCTTGCTCCGCTATCAACAACTTATTAAAGAAAACTTG AAAGAAATTGCCAAGTTAATCACATTGGAACAAGGGAAGACCCTAGCTGATGCTGAAGGAGATGTATTTCGAGGCCTTC AGGTGGTTGAGCATGCCTGTAGTGTGACATCCCTCATGATGGGAGAGACCATGCCATCCATCACCAAAGACATGGACCTTTATTCCTACCGTCTGCCTCTGGGAGTGTGTGCAGGCATTGCTCCATTCAATTTTCCTGCCATGATCCCCCTTTGGATGTTTCCCATGGCCATGGTGTGTGGAAATACCTTCCTAATGAAACCATCTGAGCGAGTCCCTGGAGCAACTATGCTTCTTGCTAAGTTGCTCCAGGATTCTGGTGCCCCTGATGGAACATTAAACATCATCCATGGACAACATGAAG ctGTAAATTTTATTTGCGATCATCCGGACATCAAAGCAATCAGCTTTGTGGGATCCAACAAGGCAGGAGAGTATATCTTCGAGAGAGGATCAAGACATGGCAAGAGGGTTCAAGCCAATATG ggAGCCAAGAACCATGGGGTAGTCATGCCAGATGCCAATAAGGAAAATACCCTGAACCAGCTGGTTGGGGCAGCATTTGGAGCTGCTGGTCAGCGCTGCATGGCTCTTTCAACAGCAGTCCTTGTGGGAGAAGCCAGGAAGTGGCTGCCAGAGCTGGTGGAGCGTGCCAAAAACCTGAGAGTCAATGCAG GAGATCAGCCTGGAGCTGATCTTGGCCCTCTGATCACTCCCCAGGCCAAAGAGCGAGTCTGTAATCTGATCGATAGTGGAACAAAGGAGGGAGCTTCCATCCTTCTTGATGGACGAAAAATTAAAGTGAAAGGCTATGAAAATGGCAACTTTGTTGGACCAACCATCATCTCGAATGTCAAG CCAAATATGACCTGTTACAAAGAGGAGATTTTTGGTCCGGTTCTTGTGGTTCTGGAGACAGAAACATTGGATGAAGCCATCCAGATTGTAAATAACAACCCATATGGAAATGGAACTGCCATCTTCACCACCAATGGAGCCACTGCTCGGAAATATGCCCACTTGGTGGATGTCGGACAG GTGGGAGTGAATGTCCCCATTCCAGTGCCTTTGCCAATGTTCTCATTCACCGGTTCTCGATCCTCCTTCAGGGGAGACACCAATTTCTATGGCAAACAG gGCATCCAATTCTACACTCAGTTAAAGACCATTACTTCTCAGTGGAAAGAAGAAGATGCTACTCTTTCCTCACCTGCTGTTGTCATGCCTACCATGGGCCGTTAG
- the ALDH6A1 gene encoding methylmalonate-semialdehyde/malonate-semialdehyde dehydrogenase [acylating], mitochondrial isoform X3, translated as MAAVVAAAAARARILQVSSKVKSNSTWYSASSFSSSVPTVKLFIDGKFVESKSDKWIDIHNPATNEVIGRVPQATKAEMDAAIASCKRAFPAWADTSVLSRQQVLLRYQQLIKENLKEIAKLITLEQGKTLADAEGDVFRGLPVNFICDHPDIKAISFVGSNKAGEYIFERGSRHGKRVQANMGAKNHGVVMPDANKENTLNQLVGAAFGAAGQRCMALSTAVLVGEARKWLPELVERAKNLRVNAGDQPGADLGPLITPQAKERVCNLIDSGTKEGASILLDGRKIKVKGYENGNFVGPTIISNVKPNMTCYKEEIFGPVLVVLETETLDEAIQIVNNNPYGNGTAIFTTNGATARKYAHLVDVGQVGVNVPIPVPLPMFSFTGSRSSFRGDTNFYGKQGIQFYTQLKTITSQWKEEDATLSSPAVVMPTMGR; from the exons GTTTCTTCCAAGGTGAAATCCAATTCCACCTGGTATTCAgcatcttccttctcttcttcagtG ccAACTGTAAAGCTCTTCATTGATGGGAAATTTGTTGAATCCAAAAGTGACAAATGGATTGATATCCACAACCCA GCCACCAATGAGGTCATTGGTCGGGTCCCTCAGGCCACCAAGGCAGAAATGGATGCAGCCATTGCTTCCTGCAAACGTGCTTTTCCTGCATGGGCAGACACTTCAGTATTAAGCCGCCAGCAGGTCTTGCTCCGCTATCAACAACTTATTAAAGAAAACTTG AAAGAAATTGCCAAGTTAATCACATTGGAACAAGGGAAGACCCTAGCTGATGCTGAAGGAGATGTATTTCGAGGCCTTC ctGTAAATTTTATTTGCGATCATCCGGACATCAAAGCAATCAGCTTTGTGGGATCCAACAAGGCAGGAGAGTATATCTTCGAGAGAGGATCAAGACATGGCAAGAGGGTTCAAGCCAATATG ggAGCCAAGAACCATGGGGTAGTCATGCCAGATGCCAATAAGGAAAATACCCTGAACCAGCTGGTTGGGGCAGCATTTGGAGCTGCTGGTCAGCGCTGCATGGCTCTTTCAACAGCAGTCCTTGTGGGAGAAGCCAGGAAGTGGCTGCCAGAGCTGGTGGAGCGTGCCAAAAACCTGAGAGTCAATGCAG GAGATCAGCCTGGAGCTGATCTTGGCCCTCTGATCACTCCCCAGGCCAAAGAGCGAGTCTGTAATCTGATCGATAGTGGAACAAAGGAGGGAGCTTCCATCCTTCTTGATGGACGAAAAATTAAAGTGAAAGGCTATGAAAATGGCAACTTTGTTGGACCAACCATCATCTCGAATGTCAAG CCAAATATGACCTGTTACAAAGAGGAGATTTTTGGTCCGGTTCTTGTGGTTCTGGAGACAGAAACATTGGATGAAGCCATCCAGATTGTAAATAACAACCCATATGGAAATGGAACTGCCATCTTCACCACCAATGGAGCCACTGCTCGGAAATATGCCCACTTGGTGGATGTCGGACAG GTGGGAGTGAATGTCCCCATTCCAGTGCCTTTGCCAATGTTCTCATTCACCGGTTCTCGATCCTCCTTCAGGGGAGACACCAATTTCTATGGCAAACAG gGCATCCAATTCTACACTCAGTTAAAGACCATTACTTCTCAGTGGAAAGAAGAAGATGCTACTCTTTCCTCACCTGCTGTTGTCATGCCTACCATGGGCCGTTAG
- the ALDH6A1 gene encoding methylmalonate-semialdehyde/malonate-semialdehyde dehydrogenase [acylating], mitochondrial isoform X2: MAAVVAAAAARARILQVSSKVKSNSTWYSASSFSSSVPTVKLFIDGKFVESKSDKWIDIHNPATNEVIGRVPQATKAEMDAAIASCKRAFPAWADTSVLSRQQVLLRYQQLIKENLKEIAKLITLEQGKTLADAEGDVFRGLPVNFICDHPDIKAISFVGSNKAGEYIFERGSRHGKRVQANMGAKNHGVVMPDANKENTLNQLVGAAFGAAGQRCMALSTAVLVGEARKWLPELVERAKNLRVNAGDQPGADLGPLITPQAKERVCNLIDSGTKEGASILLDGRKIKVKGYENGNFVGPTIISNVKPNMTCYKEEIFGPVLVVLETETLDEAIQIVNNNPYGNGTAIFTTNGATARKYAHLVDVGQVGVNVPIPVPLPMFSFTGSRSSFRGDTNFYGKQVTFELKFLSFPLRNFLKIFRSKDSARKGLPAASVRS; the protein is encoded by the exons GTTTCTTCCAAGGTGAAATCCAATTCCACCTGGTATTCAgcatcttccttctcttcttcagtG ccAACTGTAAAGCTCTTCATTGATGGGAAATTTGTTGAATCCAAAAGTGACAAATGGATTGATATCCACAACCCA GCCACCAATGAGGTCATTGGTCGGGTCCCTCAGGCCACCAAGGCAGAAATGGATGCAGCCATTGCTTCCTGCAAACGTGCTTTTCCTGCATGGGCAGACACTTCAGTATTAAGCCGCCAGCAGGTCTTGCTCCGCTATCAACAACTTATTAAAGAAAACTTG AAAGAAATTGCCAAGTTAATCACATTGGAACAAGGGAAGACCCTAGCTGATGCTGAAGGAGATGTATTTCGAGGCCTTC ctGTAAATTTTATTTGCGATCATCCGGACATCAAAGCAATCAGCTTTGTGGGATCCAACAAGGCAGGAGAGTATATCTTCGAGAGAGGATCAAGACATGGCAAGAGGGTTCAAGCCAATATG ggAGCCAAGAACCATGGGGTAGTCATGCCAGATGCCAATAAGGAAAATACCCTGAACCAGCTGGTTGGGGCAGCATTTGGAGCTGCTGGTCAGCGCTGCATGGCTCTTTCAACAGCAGTCCTTGTGGGAGAAGCCAGGAAGTGGCTGCCAGAGCTGGTGGAGCGTGCCAAAAACCTGAGAGTCAATGCAG GAGATCAGCCTGGAGCTGATCTTGGCCCTCTGATCACTCCCCAGGCCAAAGAGCGAGTCTGTAATCTGATCGATAGTGGAACAAAGGAGGGAGCTTCCATCCTTCTTGATGGACGAAAAATTAAAGTGAAAGGCTATGAAAATGGCAACTTTGTTGGACCAACCATCATCTCGAATGTCAAG CCAAATATGACCTGTTACAAAGAGGAGATTTTTGGTCCGGTTCTTGTGGTTCTGGAGACAGAAACATTGGATGAAGCCATCCAGATTGTAAATAACAACCCATATGGAAATGGAACTGCCATCTTCACCACCAATGGAGCCACTGCTCGGAAATATGCCCACTTGGTGGATGTCGGACAG GTGGGAGTGAATGTCCCCATTCCAGTGCCTTTGCCAATGTTCTCATTCACCGGTTCTCGATCCTCCTTCAGGGGAGACACCAATTTCTATGGCAAACAGGTAACTTTTGAgttaaaatttttgtcttttcctttaagaaattTCTTAAAGATATTCAGGAGCAAGGATTCTGCAAGGAAGGGCCTGCCAGCAGCATCTGTGAGGTCATAA
- the ALDH6A1 gene encoding methylmalonate-semialdehyde/malonate-semialdehyde dehydrogenase [acylating], mitochondrial isoform X1 has product MAAVVAAAAARARILQVSSKVKSNSTWYSASSFSSSVPTVKLFIDGKFVESKSDKWIDIHNPATNEVIGRVPQATKAEMDAAIASCKRAFPAWADTSVLSRQQVLLRYQQLIKENLKEIAKLITLEQGKTLADAEGDVFRGLQVVEHACSVTSLMMGETMPSITKDMDLYSYRLPLGVCAGIAPFNFPAMIPLWMFPMAMVCGNTFLMKPSERVPGATMLLAKLLQDSGAPDGTLNIIHGQHEAVNFICDHPDIKAISFVGSNKAGEYIFERGSRHGKRVQANMGAKNHGVVMPDANKENTLNQLVGAAFGAAGQRCMALSTAVLVGEARKWLPELVERAKNLRVNAGDQPGADLGPLITPQAKERVCNLIDSGTKEGASILLDGRKIKVKGYENGNFVGPTIISNVKPNMTCYKEEIFGPVLVVLETETLDEAIQIVNNNPYGNGTAIFTTNGATARKYAHLVDVGQVGVNVPIPVPLPMFSFTGSRSSFRGDTNFYGKQVTFELKFLSFPLRNFLKIFRSKDSARKGLPAASVRS; this is encoded by the exons GTTTCTTCCAAGGTGAAATCCAATTCCACCTGGTATTCAgcatcttccttctcttcttcagtG ccAACTGTAAAGCTCTTCATTGATGGGAAATTTGTTGAATCCAAAAGTGACAAATGGATTGATATCCACAACCCA GCCACCAATGAGGTCATTGGTCGGGTCCCTCAGGCCACCAAGGCAGAAATGGATGCAGCCATTGCTTCCTGCAAACGTGCTTTTCCTGCATGGGCAGACACTTCAGTATTAAGCCGCCAGCAGGTCTTGCTCCGCTATCAACAACTTATTAAAGAAAACTTG AAAGAAATTGCCAAGTTAATCACATTGGAACAAGGGAAGACCCTAGCTGATGCTGAAGGAGATGTATTTCGAGGCCTTC AGGTGGTTGAGCATGCCTGTAGTGTGACATCCCTCATGATGGGAGAGACCATGCCATCCATCACCAAAGACATGGACCTTTATTCCTACCGTCTGCCTCTGGGAGTGTGTGCAGGCATTGCTCCATTCAATTTTCCTGCCATGATCCCCCTTTGGATGTTTCCCATGGCCATGGTGTGTGGAAATACCTTCCTAATGAAACCATCTGAGCGAGTCCCTGGAGCAACTATGCTTCTTGCTAAGTTGCTCCAGGATTCTGGTGCCCCTGATGGAACATTAAACATCATCCATGGACAACATGAAG ctGTAAATTTTATTTGCGATCATCCGGACATCAAAGCAATCAGCTTTGTGGGATCCAACAAGGCAGGAGAGTATATCTTCGAGAGAGGATCAAGACATGGCAAGAGGGTTCAAGCCAATATG ggAGCCAAGAACCATGGGGTAGTCATGCCAGATGCCAATAAGGAAAATACCCTGAACCAGCTGGTTGGGGCAGCATTTGGAGCTGCTGGTCAGCGCTGCATGGCTCTTTCAACAGCAGTCCTTGTGGGAGAAGCCAGGAAGTGGCTGCCAGAGCTGGTGGAGCGTGCCAAAAACCTGAGAGTCAATGCAG GAGATCAGCCTGGAGCTGATCTTGGCCCTCTGATCACTCCCCAGGCCAAAGAGCGAGTCTGTAATCTGATCGATAGTGGAACAAAGGAGGGAGCTTCCATCCTTCTTGATGGACGAAAAATTAAAGTGAAAGGCTATGAAAATGGCAACTTTGTTGGACCAACCATCATCTCGAATGTCAAG CCAAATATGACCTGTTACAAAGAGGAGATTTTTGGTCCGGTTCTTGTGGTTCTGGAGACAGAAACATTGGATGAAGCCATCCAGATTGTAAATAACAACCCATATGGAAATGGAACTGCCATCTTCACCACCAATGGAGCCACTGCTCGGAAATATGCCCACTTGGTGGATGTCGGACAG GTGGGAGTGAATGTCCCCATTCCAGTGCCTTTGCCAATGTTCTCATTCACCGGTTCTCGATCCTCCTTCAGGGGAGACACCAATTTCTATGGCAAACAGGTAACTTTTGAgttaaaatttttgtcttttcctttaagaaattTCTTAAAGATATTCAGGAGCAAGGATTCTGCAAGGAAGGGCCTGCCAGCAGCATCTGTGAGGTCATAA